TTATCACGCCTGCGATTCTGTTTCGACCAGCGGCTCGTAGAGTTTGGTTGAGATACGACGGCTTGAGGTTGCTGAGATAGTGAACGACGATGTCGCAGGGCCATGTAAATGCAGTTGGCGGCCACGGGCCCGAGCCTCTAGCGTGTTGGTTTTCGCTCCATATGCATTCATGCTTTCCGTACCCATATTGTTGCCGGCGTGGCAGGTTATGTCGAACCGCAAGACTTTGTGGCGCGATAGGGGAAACCATGAGCTTCGTACCGACGGTCGCCGCAATGACGGAGATGTTTTCGCGAGCCGCAGCTCCCGCTTTCTTCCTTGGAGCGGTTGCGGCCTTTATCTCCCTGCTGACAGCGAGAATGAGTACAGTGGTTGCCCGAGCCAGACTTCTAAATGCAATCCCGCAAGACTCGGACAAAGCGCATATGAGAGATGACATTCCGCGTCTCAAGACAAGAGCGAGGCTACTTAAAAGCGGTATCCTACTATCGCTGGGTAGCGGCTTATGCGCAGGTCTGCTGCTCGGAACAGTTTTCGTTACTGGATTTTTCGCTCTTCAGTATTCGTATGGAGCCGGAATTCTTTTCATCACGGCGACGATGCTCCTTTGCGGAGCCATGATCCGGTTTGCGCAGGACGTCATCATGGATTTACACGAGTTTGACTATTTCGAGTGAACCGCGCTCGATCTCGCGCGAGGCCGTCCCGCCATTTGATGGATCGGATCGACCCTGAATCTTTCGGGCCTTCCTCGCTGGGCATTCGAAGGCATGGGCAGGTCGGGAGCATTGGCGAGGAGAACGGCTGTGTGCCGCGTGCTCGGGGGCCGTGATGTCGGAGGACTTCATGAACGATCCGGCGGTGATAGCCCGGCGTCGGCGGGCGCTTTCTAGGCTTGATGCAGCGGAATGACGGTCTGGGTTCATAAGCTCAAAGCAATAGCCGAGAGATGCCCTTCACCCGACCCGATCTGATCTTGCAACACGGACCAGCCGCTCAGATCGGGGCTGGTCGTCATGCCTGTGGGAGCTCAAAGTGGCTTTCTACTTTGCCCAGAAAGCGGACATTCCAACTTCCACACCACACGGCCTTAGCCCGG
The window above is part of the Rhizobium indicum genome. Proteins encoded here:
- a CDS encoding DUF2721 domain-containing protein; translated protein: MSFVPTVAAMTEMFSRAAAPAFFLGAVAAFISLLTARMSTVVARARLLNAIPQDSDKAHMRDDIPRLKTRARLLKSGILLSLGSGLCAGLLLGTVFVTGFFALQYSYGAGILFITATMLLCGAMIRFAQDVIMDLHEFDYFE